A genomic segment from Pedosphaera parvula Ellin514 encodes:
- a CDS encoding FG-GAP-like repeat-containing protein: MKLKHLFSCLALCQLFFTSLSASAQGTAFSYQGHLQNNGVPANGSFDLTFTLFDASINGNTVAGPITNSATAVSNGLFTATLDFGAGVFTGSNYWLQIGARTNGNVNPYVMLAPLQPVTPAPYAIFAPNAGTAQTAASADSIAATNISGTIALAQLPPTVVTNNATGMNLTGTFSGDGAGVTNINLASVNSSGTIAATALPSGNFVRSAFLGTGLGPNSVVAADVNGDGKLDLICANNGPNNQNGNLTVLTNDGAGNFALSASLGVGVAPTSVAAADVNGDGKVDLISANQNDSTLTVLTNTGTGQFIFSALLSVGSFPHCVIATDINGDSKVDLISANSGGNSLTVLTNDGSGHFAVSASPGAGSGTFGVTAADVNGDGKADLISANFSGNSLTVLTNDGTGHFVLSASPGVGFGPGSVTAADVNGDGKVDLISVNMSVSSLSVLINDGAGHFALSSTLGAGPTPYSVAAADVNGDGQVDLICADSGSTILTVLTNNGTGHFGLFNTFDVGEAPVSVVATNVNGDGLVDLICANHNANTLTVLTNTPRFIYAYNGSFSGNGTGLTSLNASQITSGTVPLARLPTAVVTNTENGVTLGGSFAGSFSGSSTGTFTGNGSGLTNLNASQLTTGTVPTAQLPANIITSSATLTNLTVSGTVTASNINTAAGTLTVNSNIIANGTVYGGMFISTGPNAELNIYDRGGVATYGQWSFYALNGKASFWQSGIGDRMSIDNTGNVRAVGSFLASTTPDLAETIPAADNVEAGDIVCADPLRRESVIRCGKDNQGILGVISDGTSGFIINANGKSVDAPLTGKPLVLAGRVPVKVSLENGPVHIGDTLAPSSIPGIAMRSTGTGSTIGIALDNFTAENLSRGTQTGTVLCFVKAHEGTSTNAVQQMRQLLSERDTRIETLEKTVAELKAAISKLSTSPQAGTSFAP, from the coding sequence ATGAAACTAAAGCATCTCTTCTCTTGTCTTGCCCTCTGCCAACTTTTCTTCACCTCCTTGTCAGCCTCGGCCCAGGGAACCGCGTTTAGCTATCAAGGCCATTTGCAAAATAATGGCGTTCCCGCTAATGGCAGTTTTGATCTGACGTTTACCTTGTTTGACGCCAGCATCAACGGCAACACCGTTGCCGGGCCAATCACGAACAGCGCCACTGCCGTTAGTAACGGCCTATTCACCGCGACGCTCGATTTCGGCGCAGGTGTTTTCACCGGCAGCAATTACTGGCTGCAAATCGGCGCGCGCACCAATGGCAACGTAAATCCTTATGTCATGCTGGCTCCGCTTCAGCCGGTGACGCCAGCCCCTTACGCGATCTTCGCTCCCAATGCAGGCACGGCCCAGACTGCGGCCAGCGCCGATTCGATTGCTGCGACGAACATTAGCGGCACGATTGCTCTGGCGCAATTGCCGCCAACGGTGGTGACCAACAATGCGACCGGAATGAATTTGACCGGCACGTTTAGCGGCGATGGTGCCGGCGTGACCAATATCAATCTGGCGAGCGTTAATTCCAGCGGCACCATCGCCGCGACCGCTCTCCCCTCGGGAAACTTCGTGCGCTCCGCTTTTCTGGGCACAGGCCTTGGTCCGAATTCGGTCGTGGCAGCCGATGTCAATGGCGACGGCAAGCTGGATTTGATCTGCGCAAATAACGGCCCTAACAATCAAAATGGCAACCTGACAGTGCTGACCAATGACGGCGCGGGGAATTTTGCCCTTTCGGCTTCGCTGGGCGTGGGAGTCGCTCCGACTTCAGTCGCGGCAGCGGATGTCAATGGCGACGGCAAGGTGGATTTGATCAGTGCGAATCAAAATGACAGTACCCTCACCGTGCTTACTAATACCGGTACCGGGCAATTTATCTTTTCGGCTTTGCTGAGCGTGGGCAGTTTTCCGCATTGCGTTATCGCGACGGATATAAACGGTGACAGCAAGGTGGATTTGATCAGTGCAAATTCTGGTGGCAACTCCCTCACTGTGCTGACCAATGACGGCAGCGGGCATTTTGCCGTCTCCGCTTCGCCAGGCGCGGGCAGCGGAACGTTTGGCGTTACGGCGGCAGATGTCAACGGTGATGGCAAGGCGGATTTGATCAGTGCGAATTTTAGTGGCAACTCCCTCACCGTGCTGACCAATGACGGCACGGGGCATTTTGTCCTTTCCGCTTCGCCGGGCGTGGGCTTTGGTCCGGGTTCGGTCACGGCAGCGGATGTCAATGGTGACGGCAAGGTGGATTTGATCAGCGTGAACATGAGTGTTAGCTCGCTGAGTGTGCTGATCAACGATGGTGCGGGACATTTCGCCCTTTCTTCTACACTGGGCGCGGGACCAACGCCGTATTCGGTTGCGGCGGCGGATGTCAACGGCGACGGTCAGGTGGATTTGATCTGTGCGGATTCGGGCAGCACCATTCTGACGGTCCTGACCAACAACGGCACCGGGCATTTTGGCCTTTTCAATACTTTCGATGTGGGCGAGGCTCCAGTGTCAGTCGTGGCAACCAATGTCAATGGTGACGGTCTGGTGGATTTGATTTGTGCGAATCACAATGCCAACACTCTGACTGTGCTGACGAACACGCCGAGATTCATCTATGCCTATAATGGAAGTTTCTCCGGCAACGGCACCGGGTTGACCAGCTTGAATGCAAGCCAAATTACCTCCGGTACAGTTCCGCTGGCGCGGTTACCAACTGCAGTAGTGACCAATACCGAGAACGGTGTCACATTGGGTGGCTCATTTGCTGGTTCATTTTCTGGATCGTCTACCGGCACGTTTACTGGCAACGGAAGCGGTTTGACCAACCTGAACGCCTCGCAGTTAACCACTGGAACGGTGCCGACGGCCCAGTTGCCCGCGAATATCATTACATCCAGCGCCACCCTCACCAATCTCACGGTGTCTGGAACGGTGACAGCCAGCAACATCAATACGGCAGCCGGAACGTTGACGGTCAACAGCAACATCATCGCCAATGGCACTGTCTACGGCGGTATGTTCATCTCCACCGGCCCCAATGCCGAACTTAATATCTACGATCGTGGTGGGGTGGCTACCTATGGGCAGTGGTCTTTTTATGCCTTAAACGGCAAGGCCTCCTTTTGGCAGAGCGGGATTGGTGATCGCATGTCGATTGATAACACCGGCAATGTCCGGGCCGTCGGCTCGTTCCTCGCCAGCACCACGCCGGATCTCGCCGAGACGATTCCTGCCGCCGACAATGTGGAAGCCGGCGACATCGTCTGCGCCGATCCCTTGCGCCGCGAAAGCGTCATCCGCTGCGGCAAAGACAACCAAGGCATCCTCGGCGTTATCTCTGACGGCACCAGCGGATTCATCATCAATGCGAACGGAAAATCTGTTGATGCTCCCCTCACCGGCAAACCTCTCGTCCTCGCCGGACGCGTCCCCGTCAAGGTTTCCCTGGAAAACGGCCCCGTCCACATTGGCGATACCCTCGCCCCATCCTCCATTCCCGGCATCGCGATGCGCTCGACCGGCACCGGCTCAA
- a CDS encoding LamG-like jellyroll fold domain-containing protein yields the protein MRRRWCSCPIPASYYFTNSTYTANSQGNLVIVEGLAAIIAAGLQTTNYDTVHLLAPDPLSYGGAFAAIGGNFAWFNGVMPTNVIVHETGHNYGLGHANSMQDFTSSWLLSPKRSNGSWVGSAEYADIYDMMGGSGPHAPFPNSHFHARAKYMLNWIPPGQVVDATTNGVYRIYCFDHLETRALGKPMALRLTANGVEIFGGFRERYASAPDTSGLCLVTGDDLSRGGPSQYLIDTVPLPVVSNNVVVKDLEDSPLGVGQWWEDPSGTFRLHTVALGGTGANAYVDVQVEKLDSNPLQLFTDATLRTNGLMGSYVSRNLMATNQLDWRGNQTISGRRVDKTLDFGTPDWGNSASVGITGGNATNWDNFSVQWDGVLVVNQTVDVVLRSDDCSQMWIDLNHDGVFATSGPEFINNNWGIGQSATDSAATTLKPGTYAIRIQYVEGGGDNVLRLLTTVEPFSVYADANLTTNGLVGSYVNTSLRSVSAQTDWRTSQTIAGTRIDAYPGFFDSGWGDRTTLHLTGGTTNTDWENFSVQWDGWIQVTTPMTFASRSDDGSRFWIDLNKDGSFGSAAPELVTNHWGVPMSGEIWSGMTPVVNPGNYRIRIQYEEGSGGNTFVLAGQKAWTSPSCAGGQTLIVDTTASEGPGSLSEAINTLNQCGSGTIQITAAGTIHCPPSFNPAIQGQITIQGPGAGLLQLSGTNALGVSSNLFTVATNGSLMLSGMTLADANGIFNSAGTINMTNCTLANFGPSSSGVGAAIYVTGTLRLTNCVFGALKASATNGMFEVPPGQTLVLTGCGTLGLTNGFLCNFGTTVLNGFTAHDGGAVRVGEGSMIYNAGSLVVTNSLFTNAFATGGAIEVAASGTLTVANSTFSGVKGGAICNRGLTIVNGTLLTNCVSGIMRTGGAIYNAGSLRVTNCVFSGNIAAGGNGGGVTSGNWGGGGGGGGGFGGAIHNEAGVTVAQGCTFLNNQARGGDGGHGGVVASYTIPYPGGTGGSPQGGVAPTGNFDLPATPGIVTGAGGSGEGSWTMGFPVGGAGAFGGGGGGGGGRNYPASYPFSDGGAGGTFAGNGHGNDGSYPGGGGGGAGGGGAICVLTGSARVTSCTFYGNSATNGMGGGGGGGDGQPGQGLGGAIFNVGGQLAMTGNTFAGNRAATLGDTVYELVQHSPVSSGLVAYWDFNTPGANTNVNDVFLTFSGTLRNSSSNAWVSGVLSNALSFNGTNAYVYVPTSPLSTNGTLSGAAWAWADSRGAWATIMKNWGSTLAGQFHFGLEDPTGRLNLYIQQQDGTQVGLSEPAQFPTNSWQHVAFVADGTMLRLYRNGVQVAATNYDGTLRTPSPVTLLTMGAKLNDAGTAPDPSSFWRGRLDEMAIWTRPLGSNEVMNLYQAAGSKLGTMAYANLLAVTLPPTITNTSSAVVSGMINPGGLNSLAWFEWESISPYAGYATPPVLVSGTNNVNITNVLNGLQVGGRYGYHIVVSNAFGVAVGTNFSLPFGAPVVVTLPPSQVTYDTAVWHGTVDSGVLPAKGWFEWYVNGVGTTSAPVVIPAYSDTMPLDLSVSNLIIGGTYQVRFCASNSLDVAYGQYYGTNLYSAGSYPAFSDKLVAYWPFDETNGFVLHDASGSTNDATIITTRPNPTWTPGILGGGLELDGTECAIVTNYPKATTALTFSGWVWAEYPPTWATIVKNWGDNQAGQFHLGMLEGQGYVSLYSGDSPTYVRDPVMPMGSWQHFAFIIETNLIALYHNGVLKDRHLLDVNTLLNNNIQSLGIGAKPSDDPGSISQLTPGYWSGKFDDFALWNRALTDDEIALIYRSGSFGYSLKSLMAAPHITVMRSGSNLNLGWPAGLVGYHLEQSPTVNGPNWTAVSGVTTNGYTVPAAGSAMFYRLHGP from the coding sequence ATGCGACGCAGGTGGTGCAGTTGCCCCATCCCGGCGAGCTATTATTTTACGAACAGCACTTACACTGCCAATAGCCAGGGGAATCTTGTGATTGTGGAAGGGTTGGCTGCCATCATTGCGGCAGGGTTGCAGACAACCAACTACGACACGGTTCATTTGCTCGCGCCAGATCCGTTGTCCTATGGAGGGGCGTTTGCGGCGATCGGGGGAAATTTTGCCTGGTTTAATGGCGTCATGCCGACCAATGTGATTGTACATGAGACCGGTCACAATTACGGACTGGGCCATGCAAATTCCATGCAGGACTTTACGTCAAGTTGGTTGCTCAGCCCCAAGAGATCCAATGGTTCGTGGGTTGGTTCTGCGGAGTATGCTGACATTTATGACATGATGGGAGGCAGTGGGCCGCACGCACCGTTTCCGAATAGTCATTTTCATGCCCGAGCCAAATATATGCTCAATTGGATTCCGCCTGGTCAGGTGGTGGATGCGACCACCAATGGTGTCTATCGCATCTATTGCTTTGATCATCTGGAAACGCGTGCACTGGGGAAGCCAATGGCATTGCGTCTGACGGCAAATGGTGTGGAGATCTTTGGTGGTTTTCGCGAGCGCTACGCGAGTGCGCCTGATACGTCTGGGTTGTGCCTCGTGACAGGGGATGATCTATCTCGTGGCGGCCCGTCTCAATACCTTATCGATACCGTTCCTCTGCCCGTTGTGAGCAACAACGTGGTGGTGAAAGATTTAGAGGACTCTCCGCTGGGGGTTGGTCAGTGGTGGGAAGATCCTTCGGGAACATTTCGTCTTCACACGGTTGCTCTTGGTGGAACCGGAGCGAATGCTTATGTGGATGTACAGGTGGAGAAGCTCGACAGCAATCCATTACAACTTTTCACGGATGCCACACTGCGCACGAACGGATTGATGGGGAGTTACGTCAGTCGAAACCTTATGGCGACCAATCAGTTGGATTGGCGTGGGAATCAGACTATTTCGGGGCGGCGCGTGGATAAAACCCTTGATTTTGGGACTCCAGACTGGGGCAATAGTGCATCTGTTGGCATTACAGGTGGAAATGCCACGAACTGGGATAACTTTTCCGTGCAATGGGATGGCGTGCTCGTGGTGAACCAGACAGTTGATGTAGTTCTGCGCAGTGATGATTGCAGCCAGATGTGGATTGATCTGAACCATGATGGCGTCTTTGCCACCAGTGGGCCGGAGTTCATTAATAACAATTGGGGCATTGGTCAATCAGCAACCGATTCCGCAGCAACGACGTTGAAACCGGGGACTTATGCGATACGCATCCAGTACGTGGAAGGCGGAGGAGATAATGTTCTGAGATTGTTGACTACTGTGGAACCCTTTTCCGTGTATGCGGATGCCAATCTGACGACAAACGGTTTAGTGGGTAGTTACGTGAACACCAGCCTGCGCAGCGTTTCGGCGCAAACTGACTGGCGCACGTCGCAGACCATCGCTGGAACGCGGATTGACGCGTATCCGGGGTTCTTCGACAGCGGCTGGGGTGATCGCACGACACTCCATCTCACGGGAGGAACCACCAATACCGATTGGGAAAATTTCTCGGTGCAATGGGACGGGTGGATTCAGGTCACGACGCCGATGACATTTGCTTCGCGCAGTGACGATGGCTCGCGGTTCTGGATCGACTTGAACAAAGATGGATCGTTCGGAAGCGCGGCACCGGAACTGGTGACCAATCACTGGGGTGTTCCAATGTCGGGAGAAATTTGGAGCGGCATGACTCCGGTGGTTAATCCCGGTAATTACCGCATTCGCATTCAATATGAAGAAGGCAGTGGTGGAAACACGTTCGTACTCGCAGGACAAAAGGCGTGGACATCGCCAAGTTGTGCCGGCGGACAGACTTTGATCGTGGACACGACGGCGAGTGAAGGTCCTGGGTCTCTTAGCGAGGCGATCAATACTTTGAACCAATGCGGCAGCGGAACTATCCAGATTACTGCTGCTGGCACGATTCATTGTCCACCGTCGTTTAATCCAGCCATCCAAGGCCAGATAACGATTCAAGGACCGGGTGCGGGTTTGCTGCAACTGAGTGGTACGAATGCCCTGGGGGTGAGCAGCAATCTGTTTACGGTGGCCACTAATGGTTCGCTCATGCTCAGCGGGATGACATTGGCAGACGCGAACGGCATTTTCAACAGCGCCGGGACGATCAATATGACCAATTGCACACTGGCTAATTTCGGGCCTTCATCGTCGGGTGTGGGTGCAGCGATTTATGTGACGGGGACACTGCGGCTGACGAACTGTGTTTTTGGCGCGCTGAAAGCATCCGCGACGAACGGCATGTTCGAAGTGCCACCGGGACAAACACTGGTATTGACGGGCTGTGGCACCCTGGGATTAACCAATGGATTTCTCTGCAACTTTGGGACGACAGTGTTGAATGGTTTCACGGCGCATGATGGTGGGGCGGTGCGTGTCGGTGAAGGGTCCATGATTTACAATGCGGGTTCGTTGGTAGTAACCAACAGCCTGTTCACCAATGCTTTTGCGACTGGCGGTGCGATCGAAGTCGCGGCGAGCGGCACATTGACGGTGGCGAACAGCACGTTCTCGGGTGTGAAAGGCGGCGCGATTTGCAATCGGGGGTTGACGATTGTGAATGGAACCCTGCTGACCAATTGTGTCTCTGGTATCATGCGAACTGGTGGCGCCATTTACAACGCGGGCTCTTTGCGGGTCACGAATTGTGTCTTTTCAGGGAATATTGCGGCGGGCGGAAATGGCGGAGGTGTTACCTCCGGTAACTGGGGTGGAGGCGGGGGTGGAGGCGGAGGTTTCGGTGGTGCCATTCATAATGAAGCCGGCGTTACTGTTGCACAAGGCTGCACGTTTCTGAACAACCAGGCACGTGGCGGTGATGGCGGACATGGAGGTGTCGTCGCGAGTTATACGATACCTTATCCTGGCGGCACAGGTGGTTCTCCGCAAGGTGGCGTGGCACCAACAGGTAACTTTGATTTACCGGCCACACCTGGGATTGTAACGGGGGCGGGAGGCAGTGGCGAAGGGAGTTGGACCATGGGTTTCCCAGTTGGCGGCGCCGGTGCTTTCGGCGGTGGCGGCGGTGGCGGCGGCGGCAGGAACTATCCGGCCAGCTATCCTTTTTCAGACGGCGGTGCTGGCGGCACATTTGCAGGCAACGGTCATGGAAATGATGGATCCTATCCTGGAGGCGGTGGTGGTGGTGCGGGTGGCGGTGGTGCCATTTGTGTCCTGACCGGCTCGGCAAGGGTGACGTCCTGTACGTTCTACGGCAATTCAGCAACGAATGGAATGGGAGGAGGGGGCGGTGGAGGAGATGGCCAGCCCGGACAGGGCCTTGGTGGCGCAATTTTTAACGTCGGTGGACAGCTCGCCATGACGGGCAACACTTTTGCTGGTAACAGAGCCGCGACCCTAGGTGACACGGTTTATGAGCTGGTGCAGCACTCGCCGGTCTCGAGCGGATTGGTCGCGTACTGGGATTTCAATACTCCCGGAGCCAACACGAACGTCAATGATGTGTTCCTGACTTTTAGCGGAACCCTGCGGAACAGTTCGAGCAACGCCTGGGTGAGTGGAGTGCTGAGCAATGCGCTCTCCTTTAATGGCACCAATGCTTACGTGTATGTGCCGACTTCTCCCTTGTCCACCAATGGCACGCTCTCGGGCGCGGCCTGGGCGTGGGCAGACAGTCGTGGTGCCTGGGCTACGATCATGAAGAATTGGGGATCGACCCTGGCCGGGCAATTTCACTTCGGGCTGGAAGATCCCACTGGCCGGTTGAACCTCTACATTCAACAACAAGATGGGACGCAAGTCGGTTTGAGCGAGCCGGCACAGTTTCCGACCAACTCCTGGCAGCATGTGGCGTTTGTAGCCGATGGGACAATGCTCCGATTGTATCGCAATGGAGTTCAGGTGGCCGCGACGAATTACGACGGCACGCTACGCACTCCTTCGCCGGTGACGCTGCTTACCATGGGCGCGAAGCTTAACGACGCGGGCACCGCTCCTGATCCCAGCAGTTTTTGGCGCGGCAGGCTGGATGAAATGGCCATTTGGACCCGTCCGCTGGGCAGCAACGAAGTGATGAACCTGTACCAGGCGGCGGGATCGAAGCTGGGCACAATGGCATACGCCAATTTGCTGGCGGTGACGCTTCCGCCAACGATCACGAACACAAGCAGTGCGGTTGTGAGCGGAATGATCAATCCAGGCGGGTTGAATTCACTGGCGTGGTTCGAATGGGAATCGATTTCTCCGTACGCCGGCTATGCCACGCCGCCAGTGCTGGTGAGCGGCACCAACAATGTGAATATTACCAATGTCCTCAATGGATTGCAGGTGGGCGGGAGATACGGTTATCACATTGTTGTCAGCAACGCATTTGGTGTGGCGGTGGGTACAAATTTCTCCCTGCCATTCGGAGCGCCTGTCGTCGTTACGCTTCCTCCGTCACAAGTCACTTATGATACGGCGGTGTGGCACGGGACAGTCGATTCCGGTGTTCTCCCGGCAAAGGGGTGGTTTGAATGGTATGTAAACGGGGTAGGCACGACGAGCGCGCCGGTGGTGATTCCTGCCTATTCGGATACCATGCCCTTGGATTTGTCTGTTTCAAATTTGATCATTGGTGGAACTTACCAGGTCAGGTTCTGTGCGAGTAATTCCCTGGATGTGGCCTATGGCCAGTACTATGGCACGAATCTTTACAGCGCCGGTTCATATCCGGCCTTTAGCGACAAACTGGTTGCCTACTGGCCTTTCGATGAAACGAATGGTTTCGTTTTACATGATGCCAGCGGTTCCACGAATGATGCCACGATAATTACCACCCGTCCGAATCCAACATGGACCCCGGGCATTCTTGGTGGTGGATTGGAATTAGATGGGACCGAATGTGCCATTGTTACCAATTATCCGAAGGCTACAACTGCGCTGACTTTTTCAGGCTGGGTTTGGGCGGAGTATCCGCCTACCTGGGCAACGATTGTCAAGAATTGGGGTGACAACCAGGCAGGACAATTCCATCTGGGAATGCTTGAGGGGCAGGGGTATGTCAGCCTTTACTCGGGGGATAGTCCAACCTATGTGCGGGACCCGGTTATGCCCATGGGATCATGGCAGCATTTTGCATTTATCATCGAGACGAATTTGATTGCTCTCTACCACAACGGGGTGCTTAAAGATAGACACCTTTTGGATGTCAATACGCTGCTGAATAATAATATTCAATCGCTCGGTATCGGGGCGAAACCATCGGATGATCCTGGCTCTATCTCTCAACTCACTCCTGGATATTGGTCCGGCAAGTTTGATGATTTCGCTCTTTGGAACCGTGCGCTGACGGATGATGAAATCGCCTTGATTTATCGTTCCGGCAGTTTTGGCTACAGCCTCAAGTCACTCATGGCGGCGCCACATATCACAGTTATGCGTAGTGGAAGCAATCTCAACCTGGGCTGGCCAGCGGGGTTGGTGGGTTATCATCTGGAGCAAAGCCCGACTGTGAATGGTCCAAATTGGACGGCGGTATCGGGTGTGACGACGAATGGCTACACGGTGCCTGCGGCGGGGAGTGCGATGTTTTATCGGTTGCACGGTCCGTGA